The Amblyraja radiata isolate CabotCenter1 chromosome 29, sAmbRad1.1.pri, whole genome shotgun sequence genomic interval tcaggagatacttcacccctgccattagattttataattcggacagctaggctgtagggggatgcatttttgcatgtttttatttttaattgttaattattgtttttttaagtatttattcctctcaggtagtgtccacattgtattttatgtattttctgtctgcgttcgttttgaatgtgtgggtttgttggttgggggcttctggacatctgaatttccctgaggggatcaataaagtatttattattattattagaaatgGGAATGCCCCAGGTTAACATGAACAGTGCTCAGAATCCCTCGATGTAAATTAATATGTTTATTACTTGTTTATTACTTATTATGCGaggactttattacttggagtgcagaagacGGAGGGGTGATCTAACAGAGGTGTATAATATTATGAGGGaagtgatagggtgaatgcagagtattTTACTCAGAGTCATAAAATCATGAACCAAATGACACTggtaagaagggaaagatttaatagtaaccttgAGATTTGTTTTCGTTCGTTCAGTATATGGAACACACctgcagaggaggcagttgaggcaggtactacaacaataTTTCAAAGATATTTCGACAGGCACATGGAGAGTAAATATTTAGGGGGACATTTGGGCAAATTCGGGCAGGTGGAACATACGAAGATGGGTcattttggtcagcattgacaagttggaatgaagggcgtgtttgcatgctgtatggcTCCAGGTCACTTAAGTAGGTAGTGGCATCATAGGTAGCAAATATggtttatcaaaaattacagcaaaatTGTATCATATTGCTATTCAGaaatataaacagatttaaagtgATTATTTATTATTGGAAAAATGCAAAAATTCAAATAGTCAATTATAATTATAATATGATTAAATTGTCAGGTCAGTGTCTGACACTTGTATGCTAAGTAAATAATCAGTGTCTGACACCTGTATGCTAAGTTTTATTCATGAGTTCTTGCCCGTCTTCTGTTATCGACAAAAAATAACATGTTGGTCAACCTTTTGCATTATTCTAAGTGGCATTGAAAAGAGGCTTTGGATTGTGGTCGGGTGAAATTTTATACTTGCAGCTGGTATATTTGGCGACTGCTTTTGTTCCTTCAAAAACGGCGTGCTTGGCCAGTTCCTCATGCAGCAGCAGGCGGGCGGCAGTCTGGATCTTCCAAGAAGAGATCTGTTTACTGTAATGGATAAGGTGGGAAGCTTTGGAGGCGATGCACTCGAAGATGTCGTCGACGAAAGAGTTGATGAAATTATGGCAGAGGAAAATATGCCCGTATCCAGTGGGAGAATCTAGTCATAGCCTGAAAATTAAAGGAAGTTATTTTAGGAAGATGATAAGaaattctttagtcacagggtggcgaatctttggaattctttgccacagaaggctgcagagatcgtcatttttaaggcagagatagatagattcttgatttgtacaggtgtctgaGGCTATGGGGAaacagcaggagaatggggttagagggggaaatagatcagccatgattgaagggcagagtagaattgatgggccgaatggcctaattctattcctatttctTATTACCTTATCCGGATGAACATGCTTCAACACTTTGTACATGTAGATACTGTAACTCTAACTCCTTGATTTTCTACACCTGTATTTAGTGGGCCCCCTTTTATGTGTTCTGTCCTTTGATACTGATTGAAGCATTGTGCGGAAAGTGTGTCTGTGCACGATTTAATAGCTCAATGTATGCAAATGAGGAATCAGAAAGAGAAGCATTCCAACCAGCGCcaaacttcctgttcatcgcggtgtgtggctgtatcacattggctttgcactgtgggattgttttagacagcgctcccccgcttgccatggcccccgcctttgcgatgtgtctgTACTGCTCTGACAGTCACCATTCCAgttccggtttttcaggcgactgccgacaaCTTGAGTCGCCatcagtccactgaaaaatcgcctaagtgggacaggcccataatagaATTCACCCacatctggcgacaacctacgacaagaaagattgtcgccactgtcgcccataaaatcgcctaagtgggacatgcccacaATTTACTCTTgatacagaaagtgctggagtggaaCTGACAACATATCTGGAGATAATTTAGTCTCCCGAAACACTGAAATCAGCTGGTTCGGAGTCCGCTCAGCAGCGGTCAATGCGCCATCATTTCAGCTAAAACCCTACAGAAGGATGGGGACAAAATACAACTGCACATTGACGGCACAGCTCTTTCTGCTGCCGGGTCGGTGGCTCTCAAAAGAGCCGCTTGTTGTCCGTGATGCCGAGGCCGCGTTCAGGCGCGCTCCCCACGGATGCGGCGGGCCAGCTGGATGTCTTTGGGCATGATGGTGACTCGCTTGGCGTGGATGGCGCACAGATTGGTGTCCTCAAAGAGCCCCACCAGGTAAGCCTCGCTGGCTTCCTGCAGGGCCATGATGGACGAGCTCTGGAAGCGCAGGTCTGTCTTGAAGTCCTGAGCGATCTCCCGCACCAGGCGCTGGAAGGGCAGTTTGCGGATGAGCAGCTCGGTGGATTTCTGGTAGCGCCGGATCTCTCTCAGAGCCACGGTGCCGGGCCGGTAGCGATGAGGCTTCTTCACTCCGCCCGTGGCTGGGGCGCTCTTCCTCGCTGCTTTGGTCGTCAGTTGTTTGCGAGGAGCTTTCCCTCCGGTCGACCTGCGCGCTGTCTGCTTGGTCCGGGCCATTATCTTTCAACAGTGAGAGCTCAGTGTGATACAGGGACTGGAATGACGGAGCCGGCTCTGGGAGCGGCTTTTAAAGCGTTGGTGAAGCCGGCCCACAGCCTTTAAATGGCTGGAAATGAGCAGTCATTCACAGTGTTCCTGCACTACGATTGGCTGCAGGTATGTCAGCCACAGCGGACAGTATCAGAAGTTCCAAGGCCGGTGAAATATTATCTGTGACCAAAGAGAGAGAtttgatacttgcaggggaatattatttagcttagtttagtttagtttattgtcacgtgtacgagtgaaaagcttttttgtagtGTACCacacagtcagcggaaagacgatacatagaaaataggtgcaggagaaggctattcggcccttcgagccaacaccgccatacatagtgatcatggctgatcgtcccctatcaataacccgtgcctgccttcaccccatatcccttgactccattagcccctagagctctatcttattctctcttaaattcatctgcttcctctccacctcccatccctctctccatcactcctgagatgtcacctgtacggagtcccctctttccacctcccactccaccggcagccccacccatgactctttatactgctcaggtcaaggtgatgctggacagactgaagccagggaaggcagtggggcctgatgacaccagcccaaggctactgaagacttgctcttcagagctgtgtggtatactaacacacctgttcaacctgagcttacgtctacagagggttccaaggctgtggaaaacatcttgcctggtacctgttccaaagaagacccatcccactctctacaatgactacagaccagtagcgctcacttctcacataatgaagacatttgagagacttgtcctttcctacatcaggactagtgtgtcaaatcacatggatcctttacagtttgcatatcagcctaacatcagtgtcgatgatgccctcatttacatg includes:
- the LOC116989745 gene encoding histone H3-like, with amino-acid sequence MARTKQTARRSTGGKAPRKQLTTKAARKSAPATGGVKKPHRYRPGTVALREIRRYQKSTELLIRKLPFQRLVREIAQDFKTDLRFQSSSIMALQEASEAYLVGLFEDTNLCAIHAKRVTIMPKDIQLARRIRGERA